One Weissella coleopterorum DNA segment encodes these proteins:
- a CDS encoding class A sortase encodes MEIQKMSQAIANTQSNWTDLILPLIIILGVAVLIALIISLIQKLLHKKTTFVLITAILIVIGSLGLTAYTANLFNVQALVAQYRNQYVAQQVQKKATLHVNRQQIQKMVMRDQNTQDQFEKVGFVAIPSQSILLPIYNDAYSVAGLNLGADYANRYPEDPTGKNIPVMGQGNYGLAAHNFNDGKTGFSGLQKDLNANAPYLINGKLGESDWLNGQDVYLANQTGIYDYKITNQVTKEETDSEVLAPTDQAQLTIVSCLFPDTSKRIITQATLKKTYSWQSAPNKMVGYFNLKVQNTNARADWFNPGTEEGANGDAGGTKSVQK; translated from the coding sequence ATGGAGATTCAGAAGATGAGCCAAGCGATCGCAAATACACAGTCTAATTGGACCGATTTAATCCTACCATTAATCATTATTTTAGGTGTGGCAGTGCTGATTGCCCTTATAATTAGTCTGATTCAAAAATTGTTACATAAGAAAACGACTTTTGTTTTAATTACAGCCATTTTAATTGTGATTGGTAGTTTAGGGCTGACTGCGTATACTGCAAATCTATTCAACGTCCAGGCTTTAGTAGCACAGTATCGGAATCAGTATGTCGCCCAACAAGTGCAAAAGAAAGCGACTCTACATGTAAATCGCCAGCAAATCCAAAAAATGGTGATGCGTGATCAAAATACACAAGATCAATTTGAAAAAGTTGGATTTGTCGCTATTCCATCACAATCGATTTTACTGCCGATTTATAATGATGCTTATTCGGTAGCCGGACTTAACTTGGGAGCGGATTATGCAAATCGCTATCCTGAAGATCCGACCGGAAAAAATATTCCTGTCATGGGTCAGGGGAATTATGGCCTAGCAGCACATAATTTTAATGATGGTAAAACCGGTTTTAGTGGTCTCCAAAAAGATTTAAATGCAAATGCTCCCTATTTAATTAATGGTAAATTAGGCGAATCTGATTGGTTGAATGGTCAAGATGTGTATTTGGCCAATCAAACTGGTATTTATGATTATAAAATTACTAATCAAGTCACTAAAGAAGAAACGGACTCAGAGGTTTTGGCACCTACTGATCAAGCGCAATTAACCATTGTTAGCTGTTTGTTTCCAGATACAAGTAAGCGGATTATAACGCAAGCGACTTTAAAAAAGACCTATTCATGGCAGTCTGCGCCAAATAAAATGGTGGGGTACTTTAATTTAAAAGTTCAAAATACCAATGCCCGAGCTGATTGGTTTAACCCAGGAACTGAAGAGGGTGCCAATGGAGATGCCGGTGGAACTAAGTCAGTGCAAAAATAG
- the tsaB gene encoding tRNA (adenosine(37)-N6)-threonylcarbamoyltransferase complex dimerization subunit type 1 TsaB translates to MKTIAFDTSNQPLSAAVFQDGNLLEQFETNSPRNHSEQLLPTIDHLLQNQGWQPQDLNQVIVSQGPGSYTGLRLAVTTAKTLAFTLGLELIGISGLALLAANVLNEDTLIIPMMDARNDNVYAGQYRWQAGELVTVKADQHTSIHDLPLAVGAQAVVYVGEYQKFQDMLKKNVPQAQFAEDNFPHAATMLNVSRTATAIQAPAAVHNFNPKYLRVTQAEADWQALNPNAENHDYVEKIK, encoded by the coding sequence TTGAAAACCATTGCTTTTGATACTTCCAATCAGCCTTTATCGGCTGCTGTTTTTCAAGACGGAAATTTATTAGAACAGTTTGAGACGAATTCACCACGGAATCACTCAGAACAATTATTACCCACCATTGACCATTTATTACAAAATCAAGGTTGGCAGCCACAGGATCTCAATCAAGTCATTGTTAGTCAAGGACCAGGTTCATATACTGGGTTGCGCTTAGCTGTGACCACGGCTAAAACGTTGGCGTTTACTTTGGGACTGGAATTGATTGGAATTTCCGGGCTAGCACTACTGGCCGCCAATGTATTAAATGAAGATACTTTGATTATCCCAATGATGGATGCGCGAAATGATAATGTTTACGCTGGTCAATATCGTTGGCAAGCGGGTGAATTAGTCACAGTCAAAGCGGATCAACATACTTCGATTCATGATCTTCCATTAGCAGTTGGTGCTCAAGCGGTGGTCTACGTTGGAGAGTATCAAAAATTTCAAGATATGCTCAAAAAAAACGTACCGCAAGCGCAATTTGCGGAAGATAATTTCCCACATGCAGCTACAATGCTGAATGTGAGTCGTACAGCTACGGCTATTCAGGCGCCAGCTGCTGTACATAATTTTAATCCAAAATACTTACGCGTCACTCAAGCTGAAGCTGATTGGCAAGCCTTAAACCCGAATGCAGAGAATCATGATTATGTTGAAAAAATTAAATAA
- the rimI gene encoding ribosomal protein S18-alanine N-acetyltransferase: MQRIMIMLKKLNKWWTRTQSSALPAEVQNFVQTMMIEGQEYSLMVAQHTDAVDMFEIEEAAYQGMTPWPLEVFEDEVDRTNERLYLVLRAQETGSVLAYIGASFAAGKKTAHITNIAVHPQWQRRGLAKALLAYVMSLSVQHRFERVTLEVREDNVAAQKLYQQLNFKMIRQHPDYYEDHEPALEMMVKVGGSAS, translated from the coding sequence ATGCAGAGAATCATGATTATGTTGAAAAAATTAAATAAATGGTGGACACGCACGCAAAGTTCAGCTTTGCCTGCTGAGGTCCAGAATTTTGTCCAAACCATGATGATTGAGGGACAAGAATATAGTTTGATGGTCGCGCAGCATACTGATGCTGTCGATATGTTTGAAATTGAAGAAGCAGCTTATCAAGGAATGACACCTTGGCCACTCGAAGTTTTTGAAGATGAAGTTGACCGGACGAATGAACGACTCTATCTAGTCCTGCGGGCGCAAGAAACGGGTTCGGTCCTGGCTTATATTGGTGCTAGCTTTGCAGCCGGTAAGAAAACGGCACATATTACTAATATTGCGGTGCACCCCCAGTGGCAACGACGAGGATTAGCCAAAGCTTTACTAGCTTACGTGATGTCTTTATCTGTACAACATCGCTTTGAACGTGTCACCTTGGAAGTCCGCGAAGATAATGTTGCAGCGCAAAAATTGTATCAACAATTAAATTTTAAGATGATCAGACAGCATCCTGACTATTATGAAGATCATGAACCGGCGTTGGAGATGATGGTTAAAGTTGGCGGTAGTGCCTCATGA